One region of Trichosurus vulpecula isolate mTriVul1 chromosome 1, mTriVul1.pri, whole genome shotgun sequence genomic DNA includes:
- the LOC118838718 gene encoding SET-binding protein-like — protein sequence MESREILSSSRQRGGENEFLSVTSAKPPGTPGCPGESLLPAPGSGKGIPVGGERMEPEEEDELGSGRDVDSNSNADSEKWVAGDGLEEQEFSIKEANFTEGSLKLKIQTTKRAKKPPKNLENYICPPEIKITIKQSGDQKLSRAGKNSKASKDEERSHSKKKNAKIR from the exons ATGGAGTCCAGAGAGATTTTAAGCAGCTCCCGCCAAAGGGGGGGTGAGAACGAGTTCCTGTCTGTCACTTCAGCCAAGCCTCCAGGAACTCCAGGCTGTCCAGGGGAATCTTTGCTCCCTGCACCAGGATCTGGGAAAGGGATTCCAGTAGGGGGAGAACGGATGGAGCCGGAGGAAGAGGATGAGCTGGGCTCTGGACGGGATGTGGATTCCAACTCTAATGCTGACAGTGAGAAGTGGGTGGCAGGAGATGGCCTGGAAGAGCAGGAGTTTTCTATCAAGGAGGCTAACTTCACAGAAGGGAGCCTGAAACTTAAGATCCAGACCACTAAGAGGGCTAAGAAGCCACCCAAGAACCTGGAGAACTATATTTGCCCACCTGAGATTAAGATCACCATCAAGCAGTCTGGGGACCAGAAGCTTTCTCGTGCTGGGAAAAACAGCAAAGCCTCCAAGGATGAGGAGCGAAGCCactcaaaaaaaaag AATGCAAAGATCCGATAG